One segment of Pleuronectes platessa chromosome 21, fPlePla1.1, whole genome shotgun sequence DNA contains the following:
- the vps25 gene encoding vacuolar protein-sorting-associated protein 25 — protein MSFEWPWQYNFPPFFTLQPNVDTRQKQLAAWCSLALSYCRHHKLYTLDIMEAQETPVFNNKKIERKLSMEAIQVVFEELRKKGNLEWLDKNKSRSLVMWRRPEEWGKLIYQWVSRNGMNNSVFTLYELANGDDTEGEEFHGLEDWMLQRSLQALQTDGKAEIITLDDGKGVKFF, from the exons GCTACAGCCCAATGTGGACACGAGACAGAAACAGCTGGCAGCATGGTGCTCCCTGGCTCTGTCGTACTGCCGGCATCACAAGCTCTACACCCTGGACATCATGGAGGCTCAGGAAACCCCCGTGTTCAACAACAAGAAGATAGAAC GGAAACTGTCAATGGAAGCAATTCAAGTTGTGTTCGAGGAGCTGAGGAAAAAAG GTAACCTGGAATGGTTGGACAAAAACAAGTCCCGGAGTTTGGTCATGTGGAGACGACCAGAGGAGTGGGGCAAGTTAATATACCAGTGG GTTTCCAGAAATGGGATGAACAACTCTGTGTTTACACTTTACGAGTTGGCCAATGGTGATGATACAGAGGGTGAAG AGTTTCACGGTCTTGAGGACTGGATGCTCCAGCGCTCGTTGCAGGCTTTACAAACAGACGGCAAAGCTGAGATCATCACCTTGGACGACGGAAAGGGCGTCAAATTCTTCTGA